The genome window TGCCGTACAATACAAATTAGAAAACATTAAGTCATTTGAAGAATTTGCTAAACAATGTGAGCATTATGTTCGAACAGCACTTGAATTTGGTGCAGAATTTGTGTTATTTCCTGAATTTTTTACAACACAGCTTTTATCCATGGGAGATGAAAATAACGCTTTAACAATTAATGAGCTTCCAGGATTTACGGAGCAATATCAGGAATTATTCAGATCATTTGCTGTGCAAACGGGAATGCATATTATCGGTGGAACTCATGTCATTCGCAAAGAAGATAAATTATATAATGTAGCGCATTTGTTTTATCCAGATGGAAGAATAGAAGAACAAGCAAAGCTTCATATCACACCTACAGAGGAATATGAATGGAATATGGAAAAAGGAGACTCCTTCCGTATTTTTGATACAGAGAAAGGAAAAATTGCCATTCTAACTTGTTATGATATTGAATTTCCAGAAATTGTCCGTATGGCAAAAGCAGCAGGAGCAGATGTGATTTTTTGTCCTTCTTGTACAGATGATCGTCATGGTTTTCATCGTGTTCGCTATACTTGTCATGCAAGAGCCATTGAAAATCAAGTATATGTAGTTGTAACAGGAACAATTGGAAGCTTAACGAATGTGGATTTTATGCGAGCCAACTTTGGGCAGGCAGCAGTCATTACTCCTAATGATATCCCATTCCCCCCACAAGGAATTCTCGTTGAAGGGGAATTAAATAATGATATGATTGTAACAGCAGATTTAGATCTTTCCTTATTATATGAAGTAAGAGAAAAAGGTTCTGTCACAACATGGAGAGATAGAAGAACAGATCTTTATCCAGACTGGAATTCGACTGTGGAAGGATGATTACTGCATGATCTTTAGTGAGTTTTTTCTTTATGATGAGGAAAAACCGATTCGATGTACGGTCCGAAATTATCAAGAAAAGGATTTTAACGAACTAATGGCTATTCAAGCAGAATGTTTTCCTGCCCCGTTTCCAGAAGATCTCTGGTGGAACGATGAACAATTAGCAAATCATCTTGCTTATTTCCCACAAGGGGCAATCTGTGTGGAAGTGGAGGGAGAAC of Niallia circulans contains these proteins:
- a CDS encoding carbon-nitrogen hydrolase family protein, yielding MKIRVSAVQYKLENIKSFEEFAKQCEHYVRTALEFGAEFVLFPEFFTTQLLSMGDENNALTINELPGFTEQYQELFRSFAVQTGMHIIGGTHVIRKEDKLYNVAHLFYPDGRIEEQAKLHITPTEEYEWNMEKGDSFRIFDTEKGKIAILTCYDIEFPEIVRMAKAAGADVIFCPSCTDDRHGFHRVRYTCHARAIENQVYVVVTGTIGSLTNVDFMRANFGQAAVITPNDIPFPPQGILVEGELNNDMIVTADLDLSLLYEVREKGSVTTWRDRRTDLYPDWNSTVEG